A portion of the Sabethes cyaneus chromosome 3, idSabCyanKW18_F2, whole genome shotgun sequence genome contains these proteins:
- the LOC128740200 gene encoding uncharacterized protein LOC128740200, protein MNNQNFTASEENVRILMENIIGDVPNMAADLKGTQTVTHTNPGDSSGQTDNRRILKMKQKLAKQNNFIFELKRKIQTLASLSPKSASDHEELAFLKSRLEKENALLKNLLKSLVQEQRTDKGQVWEPIPLCSDPLDDVCRNPWVLGIVSNHKQRFSVDSNISSVSSKSHIDDSIVYADVGERMQKELMNRDRVIEILQNRVDILTADVMKVRCDNEAILQKSPKHTHFCEADMMHRLRFYKENTDALERNLNQMGAALSIIRSELGTNLTESSPKSTAYPTFQAVNCNDDVSHDQTNYSLLKQDDQYQNLLKSYTKKSDECKMLTDRLAKTCSCQMNESEKTELELLKTRCSELLDVQGEFKVLMKEQGEQLDEYRRKYLEAQQKVEEQKLLMEKLDVRNSKIEDQINIEVQRIKAKFQDKLRQLAPFPSLLESEHQKVKELRKSNEKLLDELKKSAKEVKNLEQRLHHAHASQNTEMEKDYSLLKVEFEQVSELLEDAEKGKSKLEDKLAAALKEVDDVRAETANIIARANIRAQEDKKTTLATQHALETELVQCRATAAVTINNREEALREMQNQIAVLSASFDDAQMQIQALRNQITFLKNEHRGLKV, encoded by the coding sequence ATGAATAACCAAAATTTTACAGCATCAGAAGAAAACGTTCGTATTTTGATGGAAAACATTATTGGTGATGTTCCGAACATGGCCGCTGACTTGAAAGGGACTCAAACCGTGACTCACACCAACCCTGGTGATAGCTCCGGCCAAACAGACAATCGACGAATcttgaaaatgaaacaaaagttggccaaacaaaataatttcatttTTGAGCTCAAACGAAAAATCCAAACTTTGGCGTCACTTTCGCCGAAGTCTGCTTCCGATCACGAGGAACTTGCATTTCTGAAAAGCAGACTTGAGAAAGAAAATGCGCTGTTGAAGAATTTACTAAAGAGCCTAGTACAGGAGCAAAGAACAGACAAAGGACAAGTGTGGGAACCCATTCCGTTATGCAGTGATCCACTGGACGACGTATGTCGTAACCCTTGGGTGCTGGGAATTGTATCAAATCATAAGCAACGATTTTCGGTTGATTCGAATATTTCATCTGTTAGTTCAAAAAGTCATATAGATGATTCTATAGTTTATGCAGATGTGGGCGAGAGAATGCAAAAAGAGTTAATGAATCGAGACAGAGTCATAGAGATTTTGCAAAATCGTGTCGACATTCTTACTGCAGATGTAATGAAAGTTAGATGTGACAATGAAGCTATTCTccaaaaatcaccaaaacacaCTCATTTTTGCGAAGCGGATATGATGCACAGATTGCGTTTCTACAAAGAAAACACAGATGCTTTGGAACGAAATTTAAATCAAATGGGTGCTGCTCTAAGCATTATACGTTCCGAGCTAGGTACCAATTTAACCGAAAGTTCTCCAAAGTCAACAGCGTACCCTACATTCCAGGCAGTAAATTGCAATGACGATGTTAGCCATGATCAAACTAATTACTCACTTTTAAAACAAGACGATCAATAccaaaatttactaaaaagttatacaaaaaAATCTGACGAGTGCAAAATGCTAACTGATCGCCTTGCAAAAACTTGTTCCTGTCAGATGAACGAGTCGGAAAAAACAGAACTCGAGTTACTCAAAACTCGATGTTCCGAGCTGTTAGATGTACAAGGTGAGTTTAAAGTTCTGATGAAAGAACAAGGGGAACAATTGGATGAGTACCGCAGGAAATACCTAGAAGCACAGCAGAAGGTCGAAGAACAGAAGCTTCTAATGGAAAAACTGGATGTAAGAAATAGCAAAATAGAAGATCAAATTAACATCGAAGTACAgagaattaaagcaaaatttcaagACAAACTACGCCAGCTAGCTCCATTTCCAAGCCTTTTAGAGTCCGAGCATCAAAAAGTAAAAGAATTAAGAAAGTCGAATGAGAAACTtttggatgaactgaaaaaatcTGCAAAGGAGGTTAAAAATCTGGAGCAGCGCTTGCACCATGCTCATGCTTCACAAAATACAGAAATGGAAAAGGATTACAGTCTTTTGAAGGTTGAATTCGAACAGGTATCAGAATTGTTGGAAGACGCAGAAAAAGGCAAGTCAAAACTAGAAGATAAATTAGCAGCTGCACTCAAAGAGGTTGATGACGTTCGAGCGGAAACAGCAAACATTATTGCGAGAGCCAACATCCGTGCGCAAGAGGACAAGAAAACGACACTAGCTACACAACATGCGCTGGAAACTGAACTTGTTCAGTGTCGGGCCACTGCTGCCGTCACAATCAACAACCGCGAAGAGGCATTACGTGAAATGCAAAATCAGATAGCTGTCCTTTCGGCCAGTTTTGACGATGCTCAAATGCAAATACAGGCATTGCGAAACCAGATCACATTTTTGAAGAATGAACATCGTGGGTTAAAAGTTTAA
- the LOC128742489 gene encoding PI-PLC X domain-containing protein 2, producing the protein MDFNEDLENWMGKLPQELKMVPIINLAIPGSHDTMSYGIKNKAPIAPDAEPIVATLNKFIPCIVKRWAVTQRLDIIEQLKCGIRYFDLRICMKRPEDKFFFVHGLFCEEITDSLEQLKDFLRTHPREFVILDCQHFYLFNPTDHCMLSAELNRIFDKKIYSRNVSQLKDCTLESATSSGKQVLIVYRSDACVNDRFWLSQDWPTPWPNEIKVKKLRQYLDESLAQRNPDTGYVSQCVLTPTVRYIVPRFISSLRTTCAKEVDKKLTDWIKMQTPGLFGPDEKPKSNVFLADFIDIKDSNFSKIVIALNKKILDQSNSAESSPSHKST; encoded by the exons ATGGACTTCAACGAGGATCTAGAAAATTGGATGGGGAAATTGCCACAGGAATTGAAGATGGTCCCGATCATAAATCTCGCAATTCCGGGCTCACATGATACTATGTCGTATGGAATCAAAAACAAAGCACCAATTGCTCCCGACGCGGAACCGATTGTGGCAACACTTAACAAATTTATACCCTGCATAGTAAAACGTTGGGCTGTTACTCAGCGGTTGGACATAATCGAACAGTTGAAATGTGGGATAAG ATACTTCGATCTAAGAATTTGTATGAAAAGGCCCGAGGACAAGTTCTTCTTTGTGCATGGATTGTTTTGCGAGGAAATCACGGACTCACTGGAACAACTGAAGGACTTCCTCCGCACTCATCCACGAGAATTTGTTATACTAGATTGTCAACATTTTTATCTCTTCAATCCAACAGACCACTGCATGCTTTCAGCTGAATTGAATCGAATTTTTGATAAGAAAATATACTCTCGTAATGTTAGCCAATTGAAAGATTGCACTCTTGAGTCTGCTACTAGTAGTGGTAAGCAGGTGCTGATCGTATACCGTAGTGATGCGTGTGTAAATGATCGATTTTGGCTTAGTCAGGATTGGCCGACACCCTGGCCTAATGAAATAAAGGTTAAGAAGCTACGACAGTACCTGGACGAGTCGCTGGCACAACGCAATCCAGATACCGGTTATGTTTCGCAATGCGTCCTTACACCCACTGTTCGGTACATTGTACCACGGTTTATTTCTTCGCTGCGAACCACCTGTGCAAAAGAAGTAGACAAAAAGCTTACCGATTGGATCAAAATGCAGACACCAGGATTATTTGGTCCCGATGAAAAACCCAAATCAAATGTATTCTTAGCCGATTTCATTGATATTAAGGATAGCAATTTCTCCAAAATTGTCATagcactaaataaaaaaattcttgatcaAAGTAATAGTGCAGAAAGCTCTCCGTCTCATAAGAGCACTTAA
- the LOC128742185 gene encoding PAT complex subunit CCDC47, producing MRLKFILALAFLCLMPSLQVLADNFEDNDFAEFEDFDDEEFIVGNVASTQQPEIIAADTAKSNGNVKKSDSDFAEIDNNDEDEAVVEDEENEFEHFQDEEEFEGFHGTTNEADDIKHGDPKKTEPKLTMAKVPMHFRTHWDSYWMEMLMLAGLMAYFANYLYGNKKNSSIASLWLSTHKSLLEDNFVLVGDDGKKETEGSTLSFIKESESVYTLWCSGRTCCEGMLVELKMIKRQDLVSLIAGIMKPVNDQLHIKVEMSPDSMDNFVFCVANKKQAAKMGKEMNDLSKFCTLVNKTEEKYNIPGYSLLSEIAEASSSILDSRLIAALNKYSHLIEYIYASDQYSGPVQQEDPNTLKQPEVKRILHCGFNIPPKIEMEELKPLLVLVLYLMERIRRFRLSKEGKAKSDKNRARVEEEFMKNTHAARAEAAAQRREEKRKAEKEKILANDDPEKQRRWEEKERKRLEKKRPKMKQLSIKAL from the exons ATGAGGTTAAAATTTATTCTGGCTTTGGCATTTCTATGCCTGATGCCAAGCTTACAAGTTCTCGCTGATAATTTTGAAGATAATGATTTTGCcgaatttgaagattttgatGATGAAGAATTCATTGTTGGTAATGTAGCCAGTACCCAGCAGCCCGAGATAATTGCTGCTGATACTGCAAAATCTAATGGAAATGTGAAAAAGAGTGATAGTGACTTTGCTGAAATTGACAACAACGACGAGGAcgaagctgtagttgaagacgAAGAGAATGAATTCGAGCATTTTCAGGATGAAGAAGAATTTGAGGGATTTCACGGAACGACAAATGAAGCCGATGACATCAAACACGGAGATCCGAAAAAGACTGAGCCAAAGTTAACGATGGCTAAGGTTCCCATGCATTTTCGGACTCACTGGGATTCATATTGGATGGAAATGTTAATGCTGGCTGGTCTTATGGCTTACTTTGCCAACTATTTATATGGAAACAAGAAGAATTCGTCTATTGCAAGTTTGTGGCTATCCACACACAAAAGTCTTCTTGAAGATAATTTTGTTCTTGTGGGAGACGATGGTAAGAAGGAGACTGAAGGATCCACCTTAAGCTTTATAAAAGAAAGCGAAAGTGTGTATACGCTTTGGTGCAGTGGCCGAACCTGCTGCGAGGGAATGCTAGTTGAATTGAAAATGATCAAACGGCAAGATTTAGTGTCGTTAATTGCTGGTATAATGAAGCCTGTTAACGATCAGCTGCATATAAAAGTGGAAATGTCTCCGGACTCAATGGACAACTTTGTTTTCTGTGTTGCCAATAAAAAGCAAGCTGCTAAAATGGGCAAAGAAATGAACGATTTG agCAAGTTTTGCACTCTAGTCAACAAAACTGAGGAAAAATACAATATTCCCGGTTATTCATTGTTATCGGAGATTGCGGAAGCATCATCTAGCATATTAGACAGCAGACTGATAGCAGCATTAAATAAGTATTCACATCTTATAGAATATATTTACGCATCGGATCAATATAGTGGTCCAGTCCAGCAAGAAGATCCAAACACTCTCAAGCAACCCGAGGTTAAACGCATTTTACATTGTGGTTTTAATATACCTCCTAAGATCGAAATGGAAGAGTTGAAGCCTTTGTTGGTGCTAGTACTTTATTTGATGGAACGCATAAGACGCTTCCGTTTGTCAAAAGAA GGTAAAGCAAAGTCTGATAAAAATCGAGCTCGTGTGGAGGAAGAATTTATGAAAAATACCCATGCAGCACGTGCTGAAGCGGCAGCTCAACGACGAGAGGAGAAGCGCAAGgcggaaaaagagaaaattttAGCTAATGATGATCCAGAGAAGCAAAGACGTTGggaagagaaagaaagaaagcgCCTCGAGAAAAAACGTCCCAAAATGAAGCAACTTTCAATTAAAGCCTTGTAA
- the LOC128743587 gene encoding uncharacterized protein LOC128743587, with product MFKKANKLSPQPAPPSVEQIMEDLETFCVERQPTEKVRSLDSSATEEPDIEDWWKVFQTYLEDHEQFHSMKIDIENLKKKLLATQTELQEARDSIQRQIDEDLEKIKLTIQS from the coding sequence ATGTTCAAAAAGGCAAATAAATTATCACCACAACCCGCACCACCGTCAGTGGAGCAAATAATGGAAGATCTTGAAACATTTTGTGTCGAACGTCAACCAACAGAAAAAGTTCGATCTTTGGATAGCAGTGCCACTGAGGAGCCGGATATTGAGGATTGGTGGAAGGTGTTCCAAACGTACCTTGAAGACCATGAGCAATTTCACAGCATGAAAATtgatattgaaaatttaaagaAGAAATTGTTAGCCACGCAAACTGAATTACAAGAAGCACGAGATAGTATTCAGCGTCAAATTGACGAGGATCTCGAAAAAATTAAGCTAACTATACAAAGCTGA